A segment of the Triticum urartu cultivar G1812 chromosome 1, Tu2.1, whole genome shotgun sequence genome:
GAACGACTACCCTATGACATAGGAGATGGGAATCACGTTGATTTCCCTCTGCATTTGACAATTGGCCTAGAAAGTACCTTTTCATACATTTTCCTCTTTTTAGTTCATGCCAATGTCAACAGATGGATGAGTTCAACAGATGTATTATTCGGGAGGGAGAGGACTATGTAAAGGCGGTGGGCCACCTCTAACATCTCAACCAGCAGAAACAGATCACATGATAGGAAACACCAGGGGTTGATTAAGTTGGGGTAGGACAGGGAAGCACTACTGTGTAACATTAATGTAGTCGGTTTAAGTAGTTGGTTATCTTGATGAGCTCTACGCACGAATCTGTGAACTATGTGCTGTAATGTTAATCTGGATATGATGCCGATGAAGCTAGTGAGTCACATTACTATGCTGTACTAGCTATATGTATGATGTATCTGTGATATCTACCGTCTGTGATCAACCTATGCATTTTTTTTCTTCTTGTGAGCTGCATCTATCTAGGAGAAAATAATCTGCAGTTCCTTCTTATTTGAACATAAATTTATGGTGAATCATGTCATCTGAATATTGAAACTGCAAGATTTGGGGGTTATACCAATTGTGTTAATATGGACTGTCTATATGCCTGAGGTGGCATCTTAATATAAAATTTAGCGTACATGTTGATATATGTTTCTACGAACATAACAGTACAAAAATTTAGACAACACCTTTTCAAACAAGCATATATTCAGTACTATGGACACTTCAGAATCTGGCGTGTATAGTTTGTCCATGGATGAGAGGCTTCTCAGTTCTCGCATGGCCTTGTGTTGAGAATTGCTTAGACATTCCTCATAAGGATGCCTAGTGGTGCCAAACTATATTATGTAAAGGTAGATAGATAGTTCCTCTGTGTATAgccattttttttgtttttctactTGTGCCAAGTTTCAGTTATTTTTAGAGTTCTTTCTTTCATTCGTGGTATGCGATAAATGTCCTGTCCTTCTACATTTTTAAATGTACCTTCGCTAAAAAAATTGGTGTACCATAATTTTATTGATGCTTGTTACTCTGGAACTTGAGTGAATAAAGTACACAAGTCATATTTATTGCTAAATTAACCATCACTGATTTCATTTTTAACAGATCATCGATAAACAATGAATCTAGGCTGGATGCTGAGCAATCTACACTTCATCAACACTTCAAAGAGCATGAGTCTTCTCCAATTCCCTCACTTCCGGATAGTCGGGAATTCGTCATGTCATATTACAAGACTACCCAAGCGAAACCGGATGATCTAGTTGAGATGACTACTTGCACAGTTCACCCTTCAGTCGATTATGTGGTTGGTTCTTCCAATTTTTCACCTGCCCCAGCAACTAACCATGTTTCAAAAATGGATAATGGTATAATGGCTAATGGAGACAGAGGGAAGAAGTCTCCATCAACCTCTGTGACTGCCAATGTGAGAGGTCCTGAGAGTGACTTCACTTTTGATCAAAAGCTGCACATACCAGAATGTCCACCTCTTTCTGAAAATGTTTCTGCGAATGGAAGTAACCAGAAATCTGATAGTCATGCAACACCCAGTAACGGAAAACCTTTTGCAGATTATGCATTTATGAGGGTATCTACTCCAACTGTGCAAACACAACCAAAAGTACCATTACCACCTTTGGGACAGCAACCTAAAGTGCTCAACAAGAAAGAAAGTGCAGCAAAAGAAGACTTCCATTTTGCAAATCACAGTGGCACTCCAACTTCTGTTCACACCCCTACAAGTACCAAGCTTGCTCGGGCCGAAAAAAGAGCTGATGCTGCCTTGTCTAATACTGAGGCCAATCCCAGTTCTGCTGCAGCCGCTATGAAGGAGGCAATGGAATATGCTGAGGCTAGGCTAAGAGCTGCAAAGGAACTGATGGAGAGAAAAGGTGACAGTTTTAAAATTCGGAAGAAGCCAAGTCATCATAGAAGCACAAGATCTGTAGAAATCAAGGCTCCTGTAGAAGTATATGCATTTGAAGAAAATCTGTCAGTGAAAAATCCAGCAACTGAAGAAAACAACTCTGAGAATTTTGTGTTTGACAGGCACCAACAAGTTAGTGCAGTCAGATCAAATCATCACGATGACAGTGGAAAAATGGTACTGCCATTGAAGAAGCCTCAGCAGATGATGCGAACTCACACTATGCCCTGTCAAACCTCCAGTAATATAGAGAAATTAGGTAACTGGAGATCAGGTGATGAATATTTTGAGCTCACTGGAGATTATCAGAAATGCCAGACCGGTACAGTCAGAGAGAAGGAAGATAACTGTGGGAGATCAAAGCCTGTCACTGAACCCAGCGAGGGCCAAAAGGCTAAAACTAAAGTTACCACACAAGGCTCTGACCTGGAAAGATACGAAAAACTGTGGGATGTTAGTGATGCCAGCGATTTGGGAGTGAAAGAGGAAAAACAGAAAGAACTCAGTACAGCTCCAAAGGAGAAAGGGGAGGATAGGGTGTCTACAGCTCTGGAAACTTCTACAGGCAATATGGCACATAAAGGTGTTGATAACACTCAGTTGGAGGGGCTTCTGATTGTTGAAAATTCTAAAGGAAGTCATGATGATGGGAGTTTTGAGCTTCCTTGTATGAGTGAGATCACTCCCGAAGTAGACTTCATCAAGGATGTTCCTAATTCATTATCGGCTTCCTCTTCTGCTAACTATGCTACTGATCTAGGTAACAGTAGTATGAGTGAAGGTTCAGTAACAGGAACATCAGAGGAGCCAAAAAACAGCGAAGGAGGACTAGAGGTAAGATATGATGATGAGATGCAATGCATTTCAGGGAGTAGTAAAACATCACAAGAACCTCCAGAAGTTGCTAATGTTGGTAATTCCCAGGCAAGTCAAATTAAATCGTTGATTTTAGAGGAACTTGAAGGATCTTGTGTAACTCAAGCTTCTCCAAGGGTACAGAGTAAATCTGAGCTTGAAGCTGAAACTTATGGAAGGGAAAAGTTTAGTTTTGTAGGTGAATCTTACCTACATAATGAAAATGAGAAGATAATTGAAGTACCCCGCGAATCGCTAATCTCCGAAGTAGAGAAAGCTGAAGGTGAGGTGGAACTTCGTCCACACGCACATTCTGAAGAGTCTGTTCCAGATGAGGATGTTGAGTGTCCTGAAGAGAGTGACATTACTCAGCAAACCAATAATCCGGTAGTATCAACCATGCTGAACGTGTTTGAGATAGCCAGCAAGTTCATCAAAGGAGACCTTGATCAAGAAATCCAGGGTTCATTAGGGCCTATTGAAGTGAAAAATAGAACAGAAGAAGGGACTGATAGACTTGAGTCTGATGGTAAAGGGAAAGAAGCAGAAAAACCCCACTCAGAAAACAGTGAGAAGACAGATGTTGAAGCAGAGTCAGCTCATGATACTGATAGACATGAGTCAGATTGTGAAAGTAAAGAAGCAGAAAACTCCACCTCAGAAAACAGTGTTAAGACAGATGCTGAAGAAGAATCAGCTCATGCTAACCAGGAGGAGCCAGCAACATCTGCATCTGATACCAACAAAGGAGAAAGTGTTGTGGATGCACAGGGTAATATAACAGTTGATGAAATGGGCAGTGCAGCGAGTTCTGGAGATGAAGTTACTATCAAATCTGCTAATGATGGTCCCACCAGATTAACAGTAAATACAACATTTGATGAAATGGGCAGTGCAGCGAGTTCTGGAGATGAAGTTGCCATCAAATCTGCTAATGATGGTCCCACCAGATTAACAGTAAATACAAAGGACGAGCCAACTTCCTGTTCAGAAATGAGTACTGGCTTGCAGCAATTACCTAAAAATGTGGAATCTGCTACTTCTCAGACATCTAAT
Coding sequences within it:
- the LOC125530780 gene encoding auxilin-like protein 1 translates to MDGPRRERRHHRKAAPAGAASSYGDVFGGPPRFAAAPFGAAAVVGPPLDYAEVFGGAAAACSIPYLDLPPVAAVPSGGASAGDYREIFGRFGFADFAAPYEDLFGDAPAPPPAPQQLPEEEIASSSGGSSYRSSINNESRLDAEQSTLHQHFKEHESSPIPSLPDSREFVMSYYKTTQAKPDDLVEMTTCTVHPSVDYVVGSSNFSPAPATNHVSKMDNGIMANGDRGKKSPSTSVTANVRGPESDFTFDQKLHIPECPPLSENVSANGSNQKSDSHATPSNGKPFADYAFMRVSTPTVQTQPKVPLPPLGQQPKVLNKKESAAKEDFHFANHSGTPTSVHTPTSTKLARAEKRADAALSNTEANPSSAAAAMKEAMEYAEARLRAAKELMERKGDSFKIRKKPSHHRSTRSVEIKAPVEVYAFEENLSVKNPATEENNSENFVFDRHQQVSAVRSNHHDDSGKMVLPLKKPQQMMRTHTMPCQTSSNIEKLGNWRSGDEYFELTGDYQKCQTGTVREKEDNCGRSKPVTEPSEGQKAKTKVTTQGSDLERYEKLWDVSDASDLGVKEEKQKELSTAPKEKGEDRVSTALETSTGNMAHKGVDNTQLEGLLIVENSKGSHDDGSFELPCMSEITPEVDFIKDVPNSLSASSSANYATDLGNSSMSEGSVTGTSEEPKNSEGGLEVRYDDEMQCISGSSKTSQEPPEVANVGNSQASQIKSLILEELEGSCVTQASPRVQSKSELEAETYGREKFSFVGESYLHNENEKIIEVPRESLISEVEKAEGEVELRPHAHSEESVPDEDVECPEESDITQQTNNPVVSTMLNVFEIASKFIKGDLDQEIQGSLGPIEVKNRTEEGTDRLESDGKGKEAEKPHSENSEKTDVEAESAHDTDRHESDCESKEAENSTSENSVKTDAEEESAHANQEEPATSASDTNKGESVVDAQGNITVDEMGSAASSGDEVTIKSANDGPTRLTVNTTFDEMGSAASSGDEVAIKSANDGPTRLTVNTKDEPTSCSEMSTGLQQLPKNVESATSQTSNANVPGADKTKEACKEAERELATTFEENGSVNRMEGKDSRERRSKAEPKHQHTHLEKIDSATSQTSYENVPVVDKTKEVCKEAERELPTERCTIFEEKSRVNKMEGKVSRERISMAEPKHQHSHLEKSDSVPKPAERPSPVSAEVSGKETPRVQRTKERGSITEKEREKKDKEASRRLEEAKERQKTLEKERENAEVNERKKMEEEEREREKEREKDKLAVERATREAQAVERAIREAHERSFNEAREKAEKMALERIAAARQRASAEAKLKEERANAEARIKAERAAVERATAEARERAIKKAKAEKAAAEARERREQIRSSSKDVRQDNQFQRATSSGYVRNTDSSSKVVDSESALRHKARIERHQRTTERVSKALAEKNMRDLMAQREQAEKNRLADFLDPEVKRWSNGKEGNLRALLSTLQYILGADSGWQPVPLTDLITAAAVKKAYRKATLCVHPDKVQQRGATIRQKYICEKVFDLLKDAWNKFTSEER